TTATTGCTTGGACTGCATACTTTAATGCGGTTCCTTCGGCTCCAATAGGTAACATTATGGCAACACTCTTTGCAGGTGTCTTTTTAAGGAGTTCGAGGAGATCTGATGATACTATGGAGCCGCAGAATTCTTTTCCATGCTTTGATGGGTCGTCATCTACAAATCCTACTGTTTCCACTCCTTCGAAGTTTGCGAATTTTTCTCCTCCACCACCGCAGCCTATTACAATGAATGGGTTGAGTTTTTGAAGTTCTTTTACAGAAGATAAGATGTACAAAGAATCACTCCTTAATATTTTAATGTCGAAGATAATAGAAACTTTAATTAGTTATGTGTACTTACCTAATAATAAAATGTTGATGAATATATAAATGTAGGGGATAGGTAATATGGTTGAAATGATTGAAAGAGTACTTAAAGATCTAGGTAGAATTGATGGTGTTAACGGGTCTCTGGTTGTTGGAAAGGATGGTCTCATAATAGAGAGCGAAGTCCCATCAGGTATAGATGCGGAACTTGTAGCTGCGATGGCATCAGCAGTATTCGGTACGGCTGAGAGGTCAGCCGAGGAGATACAACAAGAACCACTCGAACAGGTGACAATAGAGGGTAGTAGGGGTAAAACATTGATGATAGATGCTGGTGAGGGCATACTTGCAGTTATAACAGATGTCGATATAAACCTTGGGCTAATAAGGCTCGAGATGAAAAGAAGCGCGGAAAGGGTGAAAGACCTACTAACATGAACTTAGATCTCCCTTTTAGTTGAAAAGATGCACTGAAACATTCAAAAGTTGGCCTTTGGAGAGTAGGGATATTGAGGAAACCATATGTAATACTGATAGGAAGCGCCTCCGGCATAGGTAAATCCACAATAGCCGCTGCCATAGCCAGTGAATTAAATATAAAACATCTTATAGAAACAGATTTTATCCGAGAAGTTGTGAGGGGGATCATTGGACCAGATTATGCTCCAGTACTCCACAGATCATCCTTTGATGCTTACACCGTCTTGAGAGACAAAGAAAGATTTGGAGACTATGAATCACTAGTAAGCGCGGGATTTGAAGAACACGCTTCCTTTGTCATACCAGCCATTGAAAAAGTTATAAAGAGAGCCATTGAAGACGCCGATGACATAGTCATAGAAGGAGTACACTTAATCCCAGGCTTCTTAGACACAGCCAAATTCAAGGATGAAGCTTCAATACACTTTTTCATATTATCCGCGGATGAAGAAATTCACAAAGAAAGATTCGTTAAAAGGGCCATGGAAATCAAAAGAGGTGGTAAGCACCTTGAATATTTCAAAGAAAACAGGATCATACATGATCATCTAGTGAAGAGGGCGAAAGAACATAATGTACCAGTGATTGACAATGAAAGCGTAACCTGCACAATAAAAAGGATGCTATCATTCATAAGAGAGTGTTGCAAACTGATAACATTAAAACACTCGGTGGATAAACTACCTGAAGTTATAGATATAGTGATTAGAAAGTATGGTGGACGAATAGTAGACGTCGCTTATTATATACCAGGATTTACAGAGCCTCTTAAAAGGGAAGTGAATGTATATGATCCCAGAGAGGCTCAGAGATTCCTTGACAGGCTTCAAAGCAATCCTAAACGAAAAAGGGACCTTGAAAGACTCTAC
The nucleotide sequence above comes from Methanothermobacter tenebrarum. Encoded proteins:
- a CDS encoding roadblock/LC7 domain-containing protein, whose amino-acid sequence is MIERVLKDLGRIDGVNGSLVVGKDGLIIESEVPSGIDAELVAAMASAVFGTAERSAEEIQQEPLEQVTIEGSRGKTLMIDAGEGILAVITDVDINLGLIRLEMKRSAERVKDLLT
- a CDS encoding 3H domain-containing protein, giving the protein MRKPYVILIGSASGIGKSTIAAAIASELNIKHLIETDFIREVVRGIIGPDYAPVLHRSSFDAYTVLRDKERFGDYESLVSAGFEEHASFVIPAIEKVIKRAIEDADDIVIEGVHLIPGFLDTAKFKDEASIHFFILSADEEIHKERFVKRAMEIKRGGKHLEYFKENRIIHDHLVKRAKEHNVPVIDNESVTCTIKRMLSFIRECCKLITLKHSVDKLPEVIDIVIRKYGGRIVDVAYYIPGFTEPLKREVNVYDPREAQRFLDRLQSNPKRKRDLERLYKLSNNIHSHIICAPDKESLTKITQELDKKGLIYKGEDDQQ